The genome window CTTCCCAACCATCGTTTATTCCTGTTTTAATGCGTGTAAGCTCAGCTTTTTCGAAAGGCAGCTCAAGGCATTTGTACATTCAAAATTTTGCTTAACTGGCTGTTAGCGCAGCCAGACCGTATATTTTCTATACTTAAATGACCAATTTACCCACCTTTATAGTTACTGTGGCAAATGAAAGTCACGTGGGATATGCGCAAACTATCTGCGATGAAATGGAAGCTTCTGCCAAGGCACGGGGTACCGGTATAGCCAAGCGCAAACCGGAGTACGTTGCCCTGAAAATGACGGAAGGTAAAGCCGTAATTGCATTGCACCCCGATGGCAAGTGGGCCGGTTTCTGCTACATTGAGACGTGGGGACATGGAAAATACGTGGCCAACTCTGGCCTGATCGTGTCGCCGGAGCTGCGCAAAAGTGGCCTGGCTCGTCAGATCAAACAGAAAGTATTTGAGCTCTCCCGCACCAAGTATCCGGATGCCAAGATATTTGGTTTGACAACTGCTCTGGCGGTTATGAAGATTAACTCAGGTCTTGGTTACAAACCGGTTACTTATTCTGAACTGACAGATGATGAAGATTTCTGGAAAGGTTGCCAGAGTTGTGTGAACTTCCCGATACTGACGAGCAAGAACCGCAGCAATTGCCTATGCACGGCCATGCTCTTCGACCCGGCGCAGGAACCGACTTTTATTCCATTGCCAGTGGCGGAGCAAAAGCCTGCTGCTAAAGCTACAAGTTTGCAGGAGCGTTGGGTACGATACCGTCAGCGTTTATCGATTCAACCTATGCAATTACCAGATCAGGATAAAGACGAAAATAAGCAAGCCTCATAAGGCCATCAAAGTATAAAAATCATGAAGAAAGTTTTGTTAGCCTTTAGCGGCGGATTGGATACATCTTATTGCGTTATTTACCTGTCGCAGGAACTGGGGCTGGAAGTTTATGCGGCTTTAGTAGATACCGGTGGTTTTTCTGCGGAAGAAATTCAGGAGATTGAGCGCCGTGCTTATGCCTTGGGTGTAAAGCAGTTCACACATCTTGACGAGAAGGAAAGCTACTACAAAAGCTGTATCAAGTATATGATCTTTGGCAATGTGCTGAAGAACAATACCTACCCGTTGTCGGTAAGTGCGGAGCGTGTTACACAGGCGCTAAGTATAGCCAATTTTGCCAAAAACATTGGGGCAGATTATGTGGCCCACGGCAGCACAGGCGCTGGTAACGACCAGGTTCGTTTTGATATGGTGTTCCAGGCGATCATCCCAGATGTGGAGATCATCACGCCGATCCGTGACATGAAACTATCGCGTGAGGAAGAGATCGTATACCTGCGCCAACATGGAGTGGAGATGGACTTCACCAAAGCACAATACTCAATCAACAAAGGCATCTGGGGTACATCAGTAGGCGGAAAGGAAACACTCACATCACACCTGCCATTGCCTGAATATGCTTACCCTACACAGCTTACAAAACACGATGCGGAGCGCGTAACTATACATTTCCAGAATGGTGAGCCGGTTGGGTTAAATGATGAAGTATTTGAGAGCCCGGTACAGGTAATTCAGCGCTTACAGGAAATTGCTGGACCGTTTGCTATAGGCCGCGACATTCACGTTGGCGATACCATCATCGGCATCAAAGGCCGCGTTGGTTTTGAAGCTGCTGCACCAATGGTGATCATCAAAGCGCACCACACACTAGAGAAACACACGCTTACCAAATGGCAACTATACTGGAAAGACCAGCTAGCAACCTGGTATGGTAACTGGCTGCACGAAGGCCAACTGCTGGACCCAACCATGCGTGATATCGAAGCTTTTCTGGAGAGCACACAGAAAACCGTAACCGGTAAAGTGCATGTGCTACTGGCGCCTTACCGTTTCCAGGTAGAAGGTATAGAAAGCGAGCATGATCTGATGAGCGACAAGTTTGGCAGCTACGGCGAAATGAACCGCGCATGGACAGCCGACGATGTGAAAGGCTTTACCAAGATATTCGGTAACCAGACCAAACTATACCACAACGTTAACAATACCACGGCAGCATGGGTAACCGAAAAGTAAAGGCTGGCATTATTGGCGGTGCCGGCTACACCGGTGGCGAACTGCTGCGCCTGTTGCTGAATCACCCGAATGTAGAGCTGGTTTTCACGCACAGCAAAAGCCAGGCAGGCAAGCCTGTTTATTCTGCCCATGCCGATCTGTTAGGTGAAACTGAACTATACTTCAGCGACTCATTTGAGCAGGAAGTGGATGTGCTGTTTTTGTGTGTTGGTCACGGCGAAGCGAAGAAATTCTTAGCTGAAAACAACTTTGCTGAAAGTATAAAGATCATCGACCTGAGCCAGGATTTCCGTTGGAATGGGGAAGCTGGTAAAGCTCAAACTATAGACACTACTGGTAGAGCATTTACCTACGGTTTGCCGGAAATGCTCCGCGAGAGTATACAACAGGCACAGCACATTGCTAATCCGGGTTG of Pontibacter deserti contains these proteins:
- a CDS encoding GNAT family N-acetyltransferase; protein product: MTNLPTFIVTVANESHVGYAQTICDEMEASAKARGTGIAKRKPEYVALKMTEGKAVIALHPDGKWAGFCYIETWGHGKYVANSGLIVSPELRKSGLARQIKQKVFELSRTKYPDAKIFGLTTALAVMKINSGLGYKPVTYSELTDDEDFWKGCQSCVNFPILTSKNRSNCLCTAMLFDPAQEPTFIPLPVAEQKPAAKATSLQERWVRYRQRLSIQPMQLPDQDKDENKQAS
- the argG gene encoding argininosuccinate synthase yields the protein MKKVLLAFSGGLDTSYCVIYLSQELGLEVYAALVDTGGFSAEEIQEIERRAYALGVKQFTHLDEKESYYKSCIKYMIFGNVLKNNTYPLSVSAERVTQALSIANFAKNIGADYVAHGSTGAGNDQVRFDMVFQAIIPDVEIITPIRDMKLSREEEIVYLRQHGVEMDFTKAQYSINKGIWGTSVGGKETLTSHLPLPEYAYPTQLTKHDAERVTIHFQNGEPVGLNDEVFESPVQVIQRLQEIAGPFAIGRDIHVGDTIIGIKGRVGFEAAAPMVIIKAHHTLEKHTLTKWQLYWKDQLATWYGNWLHEGQLLDPTMRDIEAFLESTQKTVTGKVHVLLAPYRFQVEGIESEHDLMSDKFGSYGEMNRAWTADDVKGFTKIFGNQTKLYHNVNNTTAAWVTEK